The Vulpes vulpes isolate BD-2025 chromosome 10, VulVul3, whole genome shotgun sequence genome has a window encoding:
- the SMIM15 gene encoding small integral membrane protein 15, whose protein sequence is MFALNAWAEYVVEWSAQDPYGFLTTVVLALISLFLANAMLPWKLAKMIETREKEQKKKQKRQENIAKAKRLKKN, encoded by the coding sequence ATGTTTGCTCTAAATGCTTGGGCTGAGTATGTTGTGGAATGGTCTGCACAGGACCCATATGGCTTCCTTACAACAGTTGTTTTGGCTCTTATTTCATTGTTTCTAGCAAATGCCATGCTGCCCTGGAAATTGGCCAAGATGATTGAGACcagggaaaaggaacaaaagaagaagcaaaaacgTCAAGAAAATATTGCAAAAGCTAAACGactaaaaaagaattga